AGACCAACATGATCAACCTCAACATCAACGGGCGGAAGAAAAGTGGGCTCGCAAGAAAAGGAAGCACGAAGTTGAAATTCGAGTTTTAAGCAATCAATCTTCAAACTCCCGGAAGTGCGGATGCGTGGCAATGGCAAGCATTTGATTGTCGCCATGATCGTTTCCGTAAGCATAGACTTCCGAATATGTTTCCAGTTCCAAGTGCTGCTTGATTCGATTCACTTTTTCTTTCCCTCGGCAGTTAGGTTTTGAAAGCTGTCCAGTGTAAACACCGTTTTTCAATTCCATTTCCGTGCAGAGTATTTCCAAACCCATTTCTCTGGCCCAATCACCAAGCCAAGCATCGCAACTGGCCGTTACCACAATAATTCGGTGACCATTTTCTTTGTGCCATTCGACCTTTTCAATTGCCTTTGGGAATAGGATTGTGGGAATCACTTCT
The nucleotide sequence above comes from Flavobacteriales bacterium. Encoded proteins:
- a CDS encoding HAD-IB family hydrolase yields the protein MSESKTLALFDFDGTISRKDSFVAFMKFTHGTPVFMFRMVMGFATFAGWKLGLVKSHFTKVKALRGFYKGWTEAQMTDARKRFTKEVIPTILFPKAIEKVEWHKENGHRIIVVTASCDAWLGDWAREMGLEILCTEMELKNGVYTGQLSKPNCRGKEKVNRIKQHLELETYSEVYAYGNDHGDNQMLAIATHPHFREFED